Proteins encoded by one window of Chryseobacterium aquaeductus:
- a CDS encoding DUF5458 family protein, with protein MDSKLQPAEGQQHNQQQQSGKPKGNPVEELNKIGGFGFIESVVDGIANMNPTRKARKEIFLNDSNKTDERKELLQKINLWVELLNTNESAEKMADTCKTKAQAADQNLKTNLKNTLDAARQLETSYRTVAQFYKNTELDKVDNVSIVNATLEQMSDLDNPLFIDAVAEEFKQYYDRLDLRDNYSILAIPGYLGSNKVIEKWAKICNENKVMMVTDFANLDKPDDVVDLFHSANLTGGELHRSNVIMTCNWLVGRGRAEEVGEEENVELPPSTSLAGKIHKTLMSQVAAGKKHGNINEVDAVKFELKKSEISQLEKIGLVPMVNEYGKIMAFSAKTLFTGDNIGLQTYSVVRVFDYVTKVLLDFLNRRAFENWNARNEDDLRKQIVTFLDGIKGADKLIEKFKIVRFEQDKVNKDRVWLDIRLTPYFPTKSFVIKLDGHKGDDGNEWDAEYIQD; from the coding sequence ATGGATAGTAAATTACAGCCTGCAGAAGGTCAACAGCATAATCAACAGCAACAATCTGGAAAACCAAAAGGAAACCCAGTTGAAGAATTAAATAAGATAGGAGGTTTTGGTTTTATTGAATCTGTCGTAGACGGAATTGCCAATATGAACCCCACCAGAAAAGCAAGAAAAGAAATTTTCCTGAATGACTCTAACAAAACGGATGAAAGGAAAGAACTGCTACAAAAAATAAATCTTTGGGTTGAACTTTTAAATACCAATGAGTCTGCTGAGAAAATGGCAGATACGTGCAAAACAAAAGCGCAGGCTGCTGATCAGAATTTAAAAACTAATCTGAAAAATACGCTTGATGCGGCTCGTCAATTAGAAACTTCATACAGAACGGTTGCGCAGTTCTATAAAAATACAGAACTCGATAAAGTTGATAACGTAAGTATCGTGAATGCAACTTTGGAACAGATGTCAGACTTAGATAATCCTTTATTTATTGATGCTGTTGCAGAAGAATTTAAACAATATTACGATCGTTTAGATTTGAGAGATAACTATTCAATTTTAGCGATTCCGGGGTATTTGGGATCAAATAAAGTGATTGAAAAGTGGGCGAAAATCTGTAACGAGAACAAAGTCATGATGGTTACAGATTTTGCGAATCTTGATAAACCGGACGATGTCGTAGATTTATTCCATTCTGCAAATCTTACAGGTGGCGAATTGCACAGAAGTAATGTGATCATGACTTGTAACTGGCTTGTAGGTCGTGGAAGAGCTGAAGAAGTAGGAGAAGAAGAAAATGTAGAACTTCCACCATCAACTTCATTGGCAGGAAAAATCCATAAAACATTAATGTCTCAGGTTGCTGCAGGTAAAAAGCACGGTAATATCAATGAAGTAGATGCCGTAAAATTTGAGCTGAAGAAAAGCGAAATTTCTCAGTTGGAAAAAATAGGATTGGTTCCTATGGTAAACGAATACGGAAAAATCATGGCTTTCTCTGCAAAAACTTTGTTTACAGGAGATAATATCGGTTTGCAGACTTATTCTGTTGTACGTGTTTTTGATTATGTAACCAAAGTTCTTTTAGATTTCTTAAACAGAAGAGCTTTCGAAAACTGGAATGCCAGAAACGAAGACGATTTGAGAAAACAAATTGTAACGTTTTTAGACGGTATCAAAGGTGCAGATAAACTGATTGAGAAATTTAAAATTGTTCGTTTTGAGCAGGATAAAGTAAATAAAGACAGAGTTTGGTTAGATATTCGTTTGACACCGTATTTTCCGACTAAAAGTTTTGTGATAAAACTTGACGGTCACAAAGGAGATGACGGTAACGAATGGGATGCTGAATATATTCAGGATTAA
- a CDS encoding type VI secretion system contractile sheath small subunit, whose amino-acid sequence MAMFNYGVGGNEVKVDANEAIQEIQENKSLIVSQLTTDETYVPEIVTGLKTVDDVFRHFQPSVAVQHETEDGNVVEEEFRFQNLADFTPKNLVQKSDYLQQLSMEHEQYNKIVRQLKTNKILRNMLENEQTRAAFIEALKDVAQELEK is encoded by the coding sequence ATGGCAATGTTTAATTATGGCGTTGGCGGTAACGAAGTCAAAGTTGACGCTAATGAAGCTATCCAGGAAATTCAGGAAAACAAATCGCTCATCGTAAGCCAGCTTACTACCGACGAAACCTATGTTCCGGAAATTGTTACCGGTCTGAAAACTGTTGATGACGTTTTCAGGCATTTTCAGCCATCCGTTGCTGTACAGCACGAGACGGAAGACGGAAATGTCGTAGAAGAAGAGTTTCGTTTTCAGAATCTTGCAGACTTCACTCCCAAAAATCTTGTTCAGAAATCAGATTATCTTCAGCAGCTAAGTATGGAGCACGAGCAATATAATAAAATTGTACGCCAGCTAAAAACCAACAAAATCTTGCGCAATATGCTTGAAAATGAGCAAACAAGAGCCGCGTTTATTGAAGCTCTAAAAGATGTAGCACAAGAACTTGAAAAATAA
- a CDS encoding M13 family metallopeptidase, producing MKKINIAALAFSGIVFLNSCGTRQTLKTPKAETAITAKSDSVKLEAKEEGINLSYMDTTVRPQDDFFSFVNGNWVKTTQIPSDKASWGSFNALRENVDDASLSILNKILTEKYDEGSEGQKIQNLYASFMDVEKRNADGISPIKSDLAKIDAIKNVNDLQKYLLEATQLGDNSFYGWRVGADMKNSKMNAVYLGGPDLGLGRDYYQKVSESNTKTLAEYQKYVSQLFGVLGYKNSDTAAKNVVDFEKQLANYLLTLEQNRDANLRYNPKNVSELSGLVKNINLSKYLKDAGVNTDKVIVGELKYYQNMDQFINQKNLPLLKDYLKYHVINGNASNLGESLDNIRFDFYSKYLQGQKEQRAMDKRGLALVNGVLGEAFGKLYMDEYFTPESKEQMEMYIDYILKSFKNHIDEMDWMSPETKVKAQEKLSKFTVKIAYPDQWKDYSKLQVEAPAQGATLYSNLQNVSAWQYQKSLEKVGKPVDKTEWGMSPQTVNAYYSGSNNEIVFPAAILQPPFYNPKADAAVNFGGIGAVIGHEISHGFDDSGSRFDGDGNLNNWWTEQDRKNFDAKVGQLAAQYNAYEPVKGSFINGKFTSGENIGDLGGVAVAYDALQMYLKDKGNPGLISGFNQDQRFFMSWATVWRTKSTDQYMTNQVKTDSHSPGYFRAFGPLINQDSFIKAFDIKPGDKLYKAPEDRIKIW from the coding sequence ATGAAAAAGATAAATATTGCAGCACTTGCATTTTCAGGTATTGTGTTTTTAAATTCTTGTGGAACAAGACAAACTCTTAAAACTCCAAAAGCAGAAACAGCTATCACAGCAAAATCAGACTCCGTGAAATTAGAAGCTAAAGAAGAGGGAATTAATCTATCTTATATGGACACTACTGTTCGTCCGCAGGATGATTTCTTCAGTTTTGTAAACGGAAATTGGGTGAAAACAACTCAGATTCCTTCTGATAAAGCAAGTTGGGGATCTTTTAATGCGTTGAGAGAAAATGTGGATGATGCGTCTTTGAGTATTTTAAACAAAATTTTAACTGAAAAATACGACGAAGGTTCCGAAGGTCAGAAAATCCAAAATCTGTACGCTTCATTTATGGATGTTGAAAAAAGAAATGCAGACGGAATCAGCCCGATTAAATCTGATTTGGCAAAAATTGATGCCATTAAAAATGTGAATGACCTACAAAAATATCTTCTTGAAGCAACGCAATTAGGAGATAATTCTTTCTACGGTTGGAGAGTTGGTGCAGATATGAAGAATTCTAAGATGAATGCGGTATATCTTGGTGGTCCGGATCTAGGTTTGGGAAGAGATTATTACCAAAAGGTGAGTGAATCTAATACAAAGACTTTAGCAGAATATCAAAAATATGTGAGTCAGTTATTTGGAGTTTTAGGATATAAAAATTCTGATACTGCAGCAAAAAATGTTGTCGATTTTGAAAAGCAACTGGCAAATTATTTATTGACTTTAGAGCAAAACAGAGATGCCAATTTAAGATATAATCCTAAAAATGTATCTGAATTGTCAGGTTTAGTAAAAAATATAAACCTTTCAAAATATCTAAAAGATGCAGGTGTAAATACAGATAAGGTGATCGTAGGTGAACTGAAATACTACCAGAATATGGATCAGTTTATCAATCAGAAAAACCTTCCGTTGCTGAAAGATTATCTCAAATATCATGTGATCAATGGTAATGCAAGCAATTTGGGTGAAAGTTTAGATAATATCCGCTTTGATTTTTATTCTAAATATCTTCAGGGTCAAAAAGAACAAAGAGCAATGGATAAACGAGGTTTAGCTTTGGTCAATGGTGTTTTAGGTGAAGCTTTCGGAAAATTATATATGGATGAATATTTCACTCCGGAATCTAAAGAACAAATGGAAATGTATATCGATTACATTTTAAAATCATTCAAAAACCATATTGATGAGATGGATTGGATGTCTCCGGAAACCAAAGTAAAAGCTCAGGAAAAACTTTCAAAATTCACAGTGAAGATTGCTTATCCTGATCAATGGAAAGATTATTCTAAATTACAAGTGGAAGCTCCGGCTCAAGGTGCAACTTTATATTCAAACTTACAGAATGTTTCGGCTTGGCAATATCAAAAAAGTTTAGAAAAAGTAGGAAAACCTGTCGACAAAACAGAGTGGGGAATGTCTCCACAAACCGTAAACGCCTATTACAGCGGTTCAAATAACGAAATTGTTTTCCCGGCAGCGATTCTTCAGCCTCCGTTTTACAATCCTAAAGCAGATGCAGCAGTAAATTTTGGTGGAATTGGCGCCGTAATCGGTCACGAAATTTCTCACGGATTTGATGACAGCGGATCGAGATTCGACGGTGATGGAAACTTAAATAATTGGTGGACAGAGCAAGATCGTAAAAACTTCGACGCAAAAGTTGGGCAATTGGCTGCTCAATACAATGCTTACGAGCCTGTGAAAGGAAGTTTTATCAACGGAAAATTCACAAGTGGAGAAAATATTGGTGATTTGGGTGGAGTAGCAGTTGCATACGATGCGCTTCAAATGTATCTGAAAGACAAAGGAAATCCGGGATTAATCAGTGGATTTAATCAGGATCAGAGATTTTTTATGAGTTGGGCAACGGTCTGGAGAACCAAGTCTACGGATCAATATATGACGAATCAGGTAAAGACAGATTCGCATTCACCGGGATATTTCAGAGCTTTCGGGCCACTTATTAATCAAGATTCTTTTATCAAAGCTTTTGATATAAAACCGGGAGACAAACTCTATAAAGCGCCAGAAGACAGAATAAAAATCTGGTAA
- a CDS encoding M13 family metallopeptidase, which translates to MKKLTLSLFLLAGVCSQNTLNAQATSTKSVSTTDTGLDISLMDKSVRPQDDFYNYVSGTWMKTAKIPSDKPTWGSFNKLADDTDNNSMTILNSLLKDKFADGSEGKKIQDLYATYMNMQKRNADGIKPIQANINKIDAIKNLTDLQNYLASVTKDGDNTFYSWGVYSDLKDSNMNAVYLGDASLGMGRDYYQKVDVKNTEALAEYQKYVASMLTELGYKNADAAAKGVVDYEKSIAKHLLTNEQSRDNTLQYNPKTLSELKTLVKNVDLPAYLKKAGVNTDRVIIGELGYYKNFDQLVSEKNLPVIKDYLKFHMINGGASYLSEKLGDTKFAFYGKYLRGQQEQRALNKRGYELINGSLGEAFGKLYVEKYFPAEAKAQMVELIDYLKKSFAVHINGLTWMSSTTKEKAMTKLNKFTVKVAYPDTWKDYSKLNITPESQGGNLYANLQNIAEWQYNKDLAKIGKPVDKTEWGMTPQTVNAYYNPVYNEIVFPAAILQPPFFNPKADAAVNFGGIGAVIGHEISHGFDDSGAQFDAEGNLVDWWTPEDKANFEKATKALAAQYDKYEPVKGTFVNGTFTNGENIADLGGVNIAYDALQMYLKDKGNPGVISGYTQDQRFFLSWATVWRTLSSEKYMVNQVKTDPHSPGYFRSFGPLTNVDAFYKAFDVKPGDKLYKKPEERIKIW; encoded by the coding sequence ACCCTTTCTTTGTTTTTATTAGCAGGAGTTTGTTCGCAAAATACGCTGAACGCTCAGGCTACATCAACAAAATCAGTATCTACTACTGATACAGGATTAGACATCAGTTTGATGGATAAATCTGTACGTCCGCAAGATGATTTCTACAATTATGTGAGCGGAACCTGGATGAAAACTGCTAAAATTCCTTCTGATAAACCAACTTGGGGAAGTTTCAACAAATTGGCTGATGATACAGACAACAACTCGATGACGATTTTAAATTCTCTTCTGAAAGATAAATTTGCAGACGGAAGTGAAGGTAAAAAAATTCAGGATCTGTACGCTACGTACATGAATATGCAGAAGAGAAATGCAGACGGAATAAAACCAATTCAGGCAAACATCAATAAAATTGATGCAATAAAAAATCTTACAGATTTACAGAATTATCTGGCTTCTGTAACTAAAGATGGCGACAATACTTTTTACAGTTGGGGAGTTTATTCAGATCTTAAAGATTCTAATATGAATGCAGTTTACCTTGGTGACGCTTCATTGGGAATGGGAAGAGATTACTACCAAAAAGTAGATGTGAAAAATACGGAAGCATTGGCAGAATACCAAAAGTATGTTGCATCAATGCTGACAGAATTGGGTTACAAAAATGCTGACGCAGCTGCAAAAGGTGTGGTAGATTACGAAAAAAGTATTGCTAAACATTTGCTTACAAACGAGCAAAGTCGTGATAATACACTTCAGTATAATCCAAAAACATTGTCTGAGCTGAAGACATTGGTGAAAAATGTTGACCTTCCGGCTTATCTGAAAAAAGCGGGAGTAAATACAGACAGAGTGATCATCGGTGAGTTAGGTTACTATAAAAACTTCGATCAGTTGGTAAGTGAGAAAAATCTTCCGGTTATCAAAGATTATCTGAAATTTCACATGATCAACGGTGGAGCTTCTTATTTAAGCGAAAAGTTGGGTGATACAAAATTTGCTTTTTATGGTAAATATTTAAGAGGTCAGCAAGAGCAGAGAGCTTTGAACAAAAGAGGTTATGAGTTGATCAACGGTTCTTTGGGTGAAGCTTTTGGTAAATTATATGTTGAGAAATATTTTCCTGCTGAAGCTAAAGCTCAGATGGTGGAATTGATTGATTACTTAAAGAAGAGTTTCGCAGTTCATATCAACGGATTGACGTGGATGTCTTCTACAACGAAAGAAAAAGCAATGACCAAACTGAATAAATTTACAGTAAAAGTTGCTTATCCGGACACTTGGAAAGATTATTCTAAACTAAACATTACTCCGGAATCTCAAGGTGGAAACCTATATGCAAACCTGCAGAATATTGCTGAATGGCAGTATAATAAAGATTTGGCAAAAATCGGAAAACCTGTAGATAAAACAGAATGGGGAATGACTCCGCAAACTGTGAATGCATATTACAATCCGGTATACAACGAGATCGTTTTCCCTGCTGCGATTCTTCAGCCGCCTTTCTTTAATCCTAAAGCTGATGCAGCTGTTAATTTTGGTGGAATCGGCGCCGTTATCGGTCACGAAATCAGCCACGGATTTGATGATTCAGGTGCTCAGTTTGACGCAGAAGGAAACTTGGTTGACTGGTGGACTCCTGAAGATAAAGCCAATTTCGAAAAAGCAACAAAAGCTCTGGCAGCACAATATGATAAGTATGAGCCGGTAAAAGGAACTTTCGTGAACGGAACTTTTACAAACGGTGAAAATATCGCTGATTTAGGTGGTGTAAACATTGCTTACGATGCACTTCAAATGTATTTGAAAGATAAAGGAAATCCTGGTGTAATCAGTGGTTACACGCAAGATCAGAGATTTTTCCTAAGCTGGGCAACAGTTTGGAGAACTTTATCAAGTGAAAAATACATGGTGAACCAAGTGAAAACAGACCCGCATTCTCCTGGATATTTCAGAAGTTTTGGTCCGTTGACAAACGTTGATGCTTTCTACAAAGCATTTGATGTCAAACCTGGTGACAAATTATACAAAAAACCGGAAGAAAGAATTAAAATCTGGTAA